The following coding sequences lie in one Mucilaginibacter sp. KACC 22773 genomic window:
- a CDS encoding SRPBCC family protein — protein sequence MKTYVLKTEQKIPIGLDEAWDFFSSPLNLAKITPPDMSFVVTSDYTADTKMYPGMIITYKISPVAGIKMDWMTEITQVADKQYFVDEQRLGPYALWHHQHHFKAIEGGVQMNDILHYAIPYGFIGTIANKVFVGKEVNKIFAYREQAIDKLFGVYKG from the coding sequence GTGAAAACATACGTTTTAAAAACCGAACAAAAAATACCGATTGGATTAGATGAGGCCTGGGACTTTTTTTCCTCGCCCTTAAACCTGGCTAAAATTACACCACCCGATATGAGCTTTGTGGTAACATCCGATTATACTGCCGATACCAAAATGTATCCCGGTATGATCATTACCTACAAAATCTCACCGGTGGCAGGTATCAAAATGGACTGGATGACCGAGATAACCCAGGTTGCTGATAAACAGTATTTTGTTGACGAACAGCGCTTGGGCCCGTATGCTTTATGGCATCACCAGCATCATTTTAAAGCCATTGAAGGCGGCGTACAGATGAATGATATTTTACACTATGCCATACCCTATGGCTTTATAGGCACTATTGCAAATAAGGTTTTTGTGGGTAAGGAGGTGAACAAGATTTTTGCCTATCGCGAGCAAGCGATTGACAAGTTATTTGGCGTTTATAAAGGATAG
- a CDS encoding sulfurtransferase yields MSPLIEINDPALAGPNTILIDARAGKDTHDRYLAGHLKNAAYVDLDRDLAAHVTDASEGGRHPLPPIENFAALLGRLGITPKSHVVVYDDKSAAFGGARFWWMLKAIGHNNVQVLNGGLQAAKDAGIELSTEEYTPTPVDTYPVPAAYTGTVAIGEVAIAAHDANRIVIDVRETPRYLGQTEPLDLIAGHIPGAFNLPYVTNLGADGKYLDVDSLRKIYDDAIGDVAHQDIIVHCGSGVTACHTLLGMEYAGITGPQLYVGSWSEWSRRKLPISTTTR; encoded by the coding sequence ATGTCGCCACTAATTGAAATTAACGATCCGGCCCTTGCCGGCCCGAACACTATACTTATCGACGCCCGCGCCGGTAAAGATACCCATGACCGCTACCTTGCCGGCCATCTTAAAAACGCTGCGTATGTTGACCTGGACCGCGATTTAGCAGCCCACGTTACCGATGCCTCGGAAGGCGGACGCCACCCTTTACCTCCAATTGAAAATTTTGCCGCCCTTTTGGGCCGTTTGGGTATTACACCAAAAAGCCATGTGGTGGTTTACGACGATAAATCTGCAGCTTTTGGCGGTGCCCGCTTTTGGTGGATGCTAAAGGCAATTGGTCATAACAATGTACAGGTATTGAACGGAGGCCTGCAGGCTGCCAAAGATGCCGGCATTGAATTAAGCACTGAAGAATATACCCCAACCCCGGTTGATACCTACCCGGTACCTGCAGCCTACACCGGCACCGTGGCCATTGGCGAAGTGGCCATTGCCGCCCATGATGCAAACCGGATTGTGATAGATGTGCGCGAAACGCCGCGTTATTTAGGCCAAACCGAGCCTTTAGATTTGATTGCCGGCCATATACCAGGCGCATTTAACCTGCCTTATGTTACTAACCTGGGTGCCGACGGTAAATATCTTGACGTTGATTCATTGCGCAAAATTTATGATGACGCTATAGGTGATGTTGCTCATCAGGATATCATAGTGCACTGTGGATCAGGGGTTACGGCTTGCCATACCTTGCTGGGTATGGAGTATGCCGGCATTACCGGGCCGCAATTATACGTAGGGTCGTGGAGCGAATGGTCAAGACGAAAATTGCCAATTAGTACAACTACGAGATAA
- a CDS encoding ribonuclease H-like YkuK family protein yields the protein MTWRKFSGEVIQTPIMEEVEKAIEREAALGNKLKVCIGTDSQVKGSVTDFATVIVFLREKRGAFMFIHQERTSQKMTIKERMLSEVQKSIDIAYKLCDLLDLYDVELEVHADINTNPMFKSNAALHEAMGYILSMGFVFKAKPEAFASSYCANKIVQ from the coding sequence ATGACCTGGAGAAAATTTAGTGGAGAGGTGATCCAAACACCCATTATGGAGGAGGTTGAAAAGGCGATTGAACGCGAAGCCGCCCTCGGCAACAAGCTCAAAGTATGTATCGGAACAGATTCGCAGGTAAAAGGCAGTGTAACTGATTTTGCCACAGTTATCGTGTTTCTGCGCGAGAAACGTGGCGCCTTTATGTTTATCCACCAGGAACGTACCTCGCAAAAAATGACCATTAAGGAAAGGATGCTGAGCGAAGTACAAAAATCAATTGACATAGCCTACAAACTTTGCGATTTGCTTGACCTATATGATGTGGAACTGGAAGTACATGCCGACATTAACACCAACCCAATGTTTAAATCAAATGCCGCGCTGCACGAAGCAATGGGGTACATTTTGAGCATGGGTTTTGTATTTAAAGCCAAACCCGAAGCTTTTGCAAGCTCGTACTGCGCCAATAAAATAGTGCAGTAA
- a CDS encoding lysophospholipid acyltransferase family protein, with translation MKKFLGYFLTPVATGVFLLILVIFQPIQWVCFRFFGYSAHKKSVDILNLFLLRSVYLLGNTVTFINNQNLPVGRPIIFLANHQGLLDIPPMIWYLRKYHAKFISKIELTKNIPSISYNLRHGGGANIDRKDQRQSITEIMKLGVRMKENKWSAVIFPEGTRSTDGTIKTFQVGGIATILKKCPEALLVPVAIKDSWKMIRYGQYPLNTFTPMKWEVLTPIEPAGRPIEEVVLEAENQIRAALSS, from the coding sequence ATGAAAAAGTTTTTAGGCTATTTTCTTACCCCCGTGGCAACGGGAGTATTTTTATTGATACTGGTTATATTTCAGCCTATTCAATGGGTGTGTTTTCGTTTTTTTGGCTATTCGGCGCACAAAAAATCGGTTGATATCCTGAACCTGTTTTTGTTGCGGTCGGTTTACTTACTGGGTAATACGGTAACTTTTATCAATAACCAAAACCTGCCGGTTGGCCGTCCCATTATATTTTTGGCTAACCATCAGGGCTTGCTTGATATACCACCTATGATATGGTACCTGCGTAAATACCACGCCAAGTTTATTTCTAAAATTGAACTTACCAAAAATATCCCCTCCATATCCTATAATCTGAGGCATGGCGGCGGCGCCAATATAGATCGTAAAGATCAGCGTCAATCCATCACCGAAATTATGAAGCTTGGTGTGCGGATGAAGGAAAATAAATGGTCGGCCGTGATATTTCCTGAAGGGACGCGCTCAACAGACGGAACAATAAAAACCTTCCAGGTGGGAGGCATAGCCACGATACTGAAAAAGTGCCCCGAGGCGTTATTGGTGCCCGTAGCCATTAAGGATTCCTGGAAAATGATCCGCTATGGCCAGTACCCCCTGAATACATTTACGCCCATGAAGTGGGAAGTACTTACCCCCATTGAACCAGCCGGCCGCCCGATAGAGGAAGTGGTACTGGAAGCCGAGAACCAGATCAGGGCCGCGCTATCTTCTTAA
- a CDS encoding NUDIX domain-containing protein, producing the protein MHHPEDNPWKITSEKSVYDNPWINLTEYQVINPSGNPGIYGKVHFKNLAIGVLPLDDELNTYLVGQYRFTVNAYSWEMPEGGGPEGTDPLESAKRELLEETGLKAGNWTELMRLHLSNSVSDELSIIYLARKLTQHEAEPEDTEQLIIKKIPFAQMYKMVCNGQITDAMTVAAVLKVQLLLSENLL; encoded by the coding sequence ATGCATCACCCTGAAGATAACCCCTGGAAAATAACCTCCGAGAAATCGGTTTACGATAACCCCTGGATCAATCTTACCGAGTACCAGGTAATTAATCCATCCGGCAACCCGGGCATCTACGGCAAAGTTCATTTCAAAAACCTGGCTATAGGCGTTTTGCCATTGGACGACGAACTGAATACCTATTTGGTTGGTCAGTACCGCTTTACCGTCAATGCCTACAGCTGGGAAATGCCGGAAGGGGGAGGCCCTGAAGGAACTGATCCGCTCGAATCAGCCAAGCGCGAACTTCTCGAGGAAACCGGCCTGAAAGCTGGTAACTGGACGGAGTTAATGCGGCTGCATTTAAGTAACTCGGTGAGTGATGAACTGAGTATTATATACTTAGCGCGTAAGCTTACCCAACACGAAGCCGAACCGGAAGATACCGAGCAGCTCATCATCAAAAAAATCCCTTTCGCCCAAATGTATAAAATGGTTTGCAACGGCCAGATTACCGATGCCATGACCGTTGCTGCGGTGCTTAAAGTACAATTATTGCTTTCAGAAAACCTTTTGTAA